The following proteins are co-located in the Phycisphaerae bacterium genome:
- a CDS encoding class I SAM-dependent methyltransferase yields the protein DDRILDLGSEDGSYLGSFYPWPNRITLADIHEGPMRRGAERFGFEGWMLLSGDGTVPVKDRAFDAVWCNSVIEHVTVPRSELPGMSDREFLDRSEATQARFAREIARIASGYFVQTPYRHFPVETHSWCPGVQYLSQSSRYRLSQRMKKLWVKQWTADFRLYDRRRFKRHFPDATTCYTERFLGLPKSLVAVRQR from the coding sequence GACGACCGGATTCTCGACCTGGGCTCCGAGGACGGCAGCTACCTCGGCTCGTTCTATCCCTGGCCCAACCGGATCACCCTCGCCGACATCCACGAAGGGCCGATGCGGCGGGGCGCGGAACGTTTCGGCTTTGAAGGCTGGATGCTGCTGTCCGGCGACGGAACGGTGCCCGTCAAGGATCGCGCCTTCGATGCGGTCTGGTGCAATTCGGTCATCGAGCACGTCACCGTGCCGCGTTCCGAACTGCCCGGGATGTCCGACCGCGAATTTCTCGACCGCAGCGAAGCCACCCAGGCCCGCTTCGCCCGCGAGATCGCCCGCATCGCCTCCGGCTATTTCGTCCAGACCCCGTACCGTCACTTCCCGGTCGAAACGCATTCCTGGTGTCCCGGCGTCCAGTACCTCAGCCAGTCTTCGCGATACCGGCTATCGCAACGCATGAAGAAACTATGGGTCAAGCAGTGGACGGCGGATTTCCGCCTCTACGACCGGCGGCGATTCAAACGGCACTTCCCCGACGCCACCACCTGCTACACCGAGCGGTTTCTGGGCCTTCCCAAAAGCCTCGTGGCCGTCCGACAGCGATAG